The Stenotrophomonas sp. BIO128-Bstrain region CAGGGACTTCCCGGACCGCGCCGCCTTCGATGCGGCGATGGCCGATGCGCTGGACGCGTTCGCCCCGGACTGGATCGTCTGCGCCGGTTACATGCGCATCCTCGGCCCGGCCTTCGTGGCGCGGTTCGATGGCCGCCTGGTCAACATCCATCCCTCCCTGCTGCCGCTGTACAAGGGGCTGCACACGCATGCGCGCGCGTTGGAAGCCGGTGATGCCGAGCACGGCGCCAGCGTGCACTTCGTGGTGCCCGAACTGGATGCCGGCACCGTGCTGGCACAGGCCCGCGTGCCGGTCCAGGCCGGTGACACCGCCGAAGCGCTGGCCCTGCGGGTGTTGGCCGTGGAGCATCCGCTGCTCATCGCCAGCCTCGGGCTGCTGGTCAGCGGCCGCGTAACTGAACAGGCAGGTCAGCTCCAGCTCGACGGTCACCCCCTGTTTAGCCCGCTGCGCCTAGATTGCGCCGGACAGCTGAACCGATAAGCGCCGCGCACACACGCCGCTGATCCCGGCGCTGGCATTCTTCCCCTTCCCCCACCGACCGGCCCGCATGAGAACGCCTTTGTTCAAGCCCGTGCTGCTGATGGCCTCCCTGCTGTGCACTGCCGCCCTTGCCCACGCGCAGGAGACGGCGCCCCCCCCGTTGCCCGCCCTTCCTGCAATGGACTGGGAGGCACCGCCGCTGCAGCCATTCACCGCCACCTACCAAGCCCTCTACAAGGGCAAGCAGGCCGGCGATGCGACCATGCGCGTCACCCACACCGGCGGCGACCAGTGGCGGGTGGACATGCAGGTGGTGGGTCGCAGCGGCTTTGCCAGCGTGCTCGGCCTGAACCTGGAGCAGAGCACGGTGTTCGAGAACCGCAACGGCACCTACGTGCCGTTGAGCCAGAGCACTGTCCGCAAAGGCCTGTTCCTGGGCAAGAAAGTGACCGGCACCTATGACTGGAAGGCCGGCACCGCGCAGTGGCTGGGCGATCTGAAGAAGGAACGCCGCCAGCCGATCCCGCTGCAGCCCGGCGACCAGAGCGCGCTGCTGCTGAATCTGGCGATCATGCGCGACGCCCGCCCCGGCGGGCAGATGCACTACCGCTATGTGGACGTGGGCCGCGTCCGCCAGCACGACTACCAGGCCGCGCCGGACACGGAGAACGTGCCGGTGGGCGACCTGTCCTACAACGCGCTGCGGGTGTACCGCACCAACGGCGGCAACGACGAAACCATCCTCTGGATCGCCAACGGTGTTCCCACGCCGGTGCGCATCCTGCAACGCGAAGATGGCGAAGATCGGATTGATCTGCGCCTGATCGAATACCAAGGAGTCTGAGCATGACCACACTGAACCGTCCGCTGACCTGGATCGCCGCTGGCGCCCTGGCTGTCGTGAGCCTGCCCGCCATGGCGCTGCAGCCGTTCAAGGCCGATTACCAGGCCAGCTACATGGGCATGCAGGCCAATGGCACCATGACCCTCACCAGCGAAGGCGCCAACAAGTGGCGCTACAGCCTCAACGTCAAGAACCAGCTGGCCGATCTCAGCCAGAACACCGTCTTCGAGGAAGCCAACGGCCGCCTGCGCCCGCTGAGTAGCAACGACCGCTCGGTGCTGCTGGTCAAGAAGCGCAACGTGGACGCCAACTACAACTGGACCAGCAACCAGGCGACCTGGACCGGCGACGTCAAGCCGGACCGTCGCGGCCCGGTCGCGCTCAAGGCCGGCGACATGGACGCCCTGCTGATCAACCTGGCGATCGCGCGGGATCTGGCTGCCGGCAAGCCGCTGAACTACCGCATGGTCGACGAAGGCCGGATCAAGCCGATGTCCTACAAGGTGGTCGGCAAGGAAAAGATCACCGTGGCCGGCAAGTCCTACGACGCGACGAAGGTCTCGCGCGTGGACGGCAACAAGGAACTGATCGCCTGGATCGTGCCGGAGTTCCCGGTGCCGGCGCGCCTGCTGCAGCGTGAGAGCGGCAAGGATGCGCTGGACCTGACGATCAAAGGCATGAACTGACCAAGAAAAACGCCCGCTTGCGCGGGCGTTTTTTCATTCCGGCTTGGCCTCGCCGAAGACCGTCCTGCAGTCCACCCGGATCTGCTGCCGCGTATCGCGCCAGTAGTAGGTGCTGCAGTGGCGGTTGCCGTCGACGCTCTTGTCCACGCCGACCGCATGGAACGACTGGAACACCTCGGTACGGCTGACCGTGCCGTCGGCGTTCCAGTCCATGTCTTCCTGCTGGATGCCCTGGGTGATCGCGATGCCGGCATACCAGGCGTAGCCCAGCCATGCCAGCACGATCAGCACCAGGACCAGCAGCGCCTTGCGGCGGCGGGTGAACCGGCCGCGCAGGATCATGCCGCGACGCGCCGGATGGTGGCGCCCAGCGAGGACAGCTTCTCTTCGATGTTCTCGTAGCCGCGGTCCAGGTGGTAGATGCGGTCGATGGTGGTATCACCCTCGGCCATCAGGCCGGCCAGGATCAGCGAGGCCGAGGCGCGCAGATCGGTGGCCATCACCGGCGCGCCGCTGAGCTGCTCGGCACCACGGACGATCGCGGTGTGGCCTTCCACCTGGATGTCCGCGCCCAGGCGCAGCAGTTCGTTGACGTGCATGAAACGGTTTTCGAAGATCGTTTCGTTGATCACGCCCACGCCGTCGGCCACGCAGTTGAGCGCCATGAACTGCGCCTGCATGTCGGTCGGGAACGCCGGATACGGCGCGGTGGTCAGGTTGACCGCACGCGGGCGCTTGCCGCCCATGTCCAGGGTGATACTGTCTTCGGTGGTCTCGATGTGCGCACCGGCCTCCACCAGCTTGGCCAGCACCGCGTCCATGGTGTTCGGGCGGGCACGGTTGACCGTGACCTTGCCGCCGGTCATCGCCGCGGCAACCAGGAAGGTGCCGGTTTCGATACGGTCGGGCAGCACTTCATGACGGCCACCGGAGAGCTTCTCGACGCCTTCGATGGTCAGGCGGGCGGTGCCCAGGCCTTCGATCTTCGCGCCGAGCGCGATCAGGCAGTGCGCCAGGTCGGTGACTTCCGGCTCCATCGCCGCGTTGTCCAGCACAGTGGTGCCTTCGGCCAGCACGGCGGCCATCAGCACGTTTTCGGTGCCGGTGACGCTGACCATGTCGAAGGTGAAGTGTGCCCCCTTCAGACGCTTGGCCTGGGCCTTGATGAAGCCGTTCTCGACGGTGATTTCCGCACCCAGGGCCTGCAGGCCCTTGATGTGCTGGTCGACCGGACGCGAGCCGATCGCGCAGCCGCCGGGCAGCGACACTTCGGCCGCGCCGAAGCGGGCCAGCAGCGGGCCGAGCACCAGGATCGAGGCGCGCATGGTCTTGACCAGCTCATACGGCGCCACGTGCTGGTCCACCGAGCGCGGGTCGACCACGATCGCGCTGCCGCGCGACAGGGTGCCCTGGTCGATGGTGACCTTGGCACCCAGCTCGCCGAGCAGCTTCACGGTGGTGACCACATCGTGCAGGTGCGGCACGTTGGTGATCTCCACCGGCGCATCGGCCAGCAGGGTCGCGCACAGGATGGGGAGGACAGCGTTCTTGGCGCCGGAAATGTTCACTTCACCGTGCAGCGGCTTGCCGCCGGTCACTACGATCTTGGCCATGGAATCTACTTGGAATGAGGTAGAGCCGACCGTTGGTCGGCTGAATGGTCTGGGTAGCCGACCGTGGGTCGGCTGAAACGATAACCGTGAGGGGTACCCCGGAATCAACCGCCCGCTTCGGCCGGGGTGACCGTCTTCAGCGCCAGCGCGTGGATCGCCCCGCCCATCAGATCGCCCAGGGTCGCGTAGACCATGCGGTGACGCGCTAGCGGCATTTTTCCGGCAAAGGCGTCGCAGACCACGGTGGCCTCGAAGTGCACGCCGTCGTCACCCTGCACGTCCGCGCGGGCGCCAGGCAGGCCGGTTTCGATCAGATTGCGGATGGTCTCGGCGTCCAACGGGCTTTCCTAATAAAATGAGCGCTCATTCTACTCTTCCACGTGGCGCTCGCATGGCTGTCTCGCCCCAACTCCCCCATCCGGCCGACGCTGCGGCACTGGTCGCCAGCGGCCGCCGCGTGTTCGAGATCGAGCGCGATGCGCTGGGCGCGGTCGCCGAGCGGCTGGGCGAGGCGTTCAGCCAGGCCTGCCAGCTGGTCCTGCAGGGCAAGGGCCGCGTGGTCGCCACCGGCATGGGCAAGTCTGGCCATGTGGCCCGCAAGATCGCCGCTACCCTGGCCTCGACCGGCACCCCGGCCTTCTATGTGCACCCCGGTGAAGCCGGTCACGGCGACCTGGGCATGATCACCGAGGCCGATGTGGTGCTGGCGCTGTCCTATTCGGGCGAGTCCGACGAACTGCTGATGCTGCTGCCGGTGCTCAAGCGCCAGGGCAACCGCCTGATCGCGATGACTGGGCGGCCGCAGTCCAGCCTGGCCAGCGCCGCCGACGTTCACCTGGATGTCAGCGTACCGGCCGAGGCCTGCCCGCTGGCCCTGGCCCCGACCTCCAGCACCACCGCCTCGCTGGCCATGGGCGATGCACTGGCCGTGGCCCTGCTCGATGCGCGCGGCTTCACGGCCGATGATTTCGCCCGCTCGCACCCGGCCGGCAGCCTCGGCCGCCGCCTGCTGCTGCACATCACCGATGTCATGCACAGCGGCGATGAGCTGCCGCGCGTGGACGTCGGCGCCAGCCTCAGCGAGGCCCTGGTGGAGATGAGCCGCAAGCGCCTGGGCATGACCGCCGTGGTGGACGCGGACAACCACCTGATCGGCCTGTTCACCGACGGCGACCTGCGTCGTGCGCTGGATACCGACCTGGACGTGCGCAGCGCGAAGATCGCCGATGTGATGACCCGCGGCCCGCGCACCATCGGTGCCGACCAGCTGGCGGCCGAGGCCGCGCAGTTGATGGAAGCCCACAAGATCAACGGCTTGATGGTGGTCGATGCCGACGGCCATCTGGTCGGCGCGCTCAACATTCATGACCTGTTGCGGGCCCGGGTGGTTTAAACCACAGTTGCCTTCCTCCATTCAGCTGAGCTGCCCCCAGACGATGCCCTACTCCCCGTTGCCCGGTTTCCCGTCCCACCTGCATGCCGTCGCCGGCCGTATCCGGCTGGCGTGCTTCGACGTGGACGGCACGCTCACCGACGGTCGGCTTTACTACGACAAGGACGGCAACGAGAGCAAGGCGTACTACGTGCAGGACGGACTCGGCCTGAAACTGCTGCAACACCACGGTATCCACCCGGTGCTGATCACCGCGCGCAACAGCCAGTCCGCGCTCAAGCGCGGCGCGGACCTGGGCATCGATACCCAGATCGCGGTCGGCGACAAGCTGGCCAGCGTCAAGGCGCTGTGCGGGCAGCACGGCATCGGCCTGGACCAGGTGGCCTTCATGGGCGACGACCTGCCCGATCTCGGCCCGCTGTGCGCGGTCGGCCTGGCGGTCGCGCCGGCCAATGCCCACCCGTGGATCGCCGAACGCGTGCACTGGCAGACCCGCAGCGACGGTGGCCAGGGCGCCGCGCGTGAGCTGTGCGATGTCCTGCTGGCCGCACAGGGTCATGTGGACGTCGTGCTGGCGAGGTTCGGCGCATGAACGTGCGTACCGCCATCGGCGGCCTGCTGCTGGTCGCCGCACTGCTGACCGGCTGGCTGGCCCTGCACCATCGCGACAAGGCCCCCGTGGCCGAGGGCGAGGATGCCACCAAGGATTACGTGCTGCACGATTTCCAGATCGTGGCGCTGGACGAACAGGGCAAGGAATCCACCACCCTGCGCGCCCCGCTGCTGGAGCGTGCGCGCAGTGATGAAACCATGACCCTGACCACCCCGGTGTTCCTGCTGCCCGACCAGGACGGCAATCACTGGGAGATGCGCGGGGACAGCGGCTGGGTCAGCGCCAAGGGCGACCAGCTCAAGCTCATCGGCAACGTCAGCGGCGACAGCCCCAAGGTCCCCGGCGTTGTGCCCACCACCTTCCGCACCGATCATCTGGACGTGTTCCCGAACGAGAACCGCGCCAGGACCGATGCCCGGGTCACCATGACCCGCCCGGGCCTGTCACAGACAGGCGTCGGCTTTGAAGCCGACATGAAAACCCGGCAGTACAAACTCCTTTCACAGGTCAAGACCCGCTATGAACCGAACGCTGCCCGCTAAGCTCGCGCTGCTCGCCCTGCTGCTGCCCGGCGTGGCGCTGGCCAAGTCGTCCGACCGCAACCAGCCGATGAACCTGGAATCCAACAGCAACGACTGCAACCTGACCGACGATGCGGGCAAGTGCACGTTCACCGGCAACGTGGTGATCACCCAGGGCACCCTGGTGATCCATGCGGCCAACGCCGATCTGTTCCGCAAGAACGGCGATATCGAACGCGTCGTGCTGACCGGCAAGCAGGCCACGCTGGAGCAGGAAATGGATGACGGCTCCAAGATGAATGCCTGGGCCGACAACATGGATTACAACGTCAACAGCGAAGTGATCATCCTCACCGGCAACTACAAGGTCGAGTCGCCGCGCGGCACCAACAGCGGCCAGAAAATGACCTACAACACGCGCACCGGCAACATGCAGAGCGGTGGCGACGGCACCCGCGTGCGCACCGTGATCCAGCCCAAGAACAAGGGCGCCGCACCGGCCGCCCCGGCGGCCAAGCCGGCCACGCCCGCGGCCAAGCCCGCCACCCCGCCCGCCGCCGGGAGCAAGAAGTAATGCTCGTCGCCAAAGGCCTGCGCAAGCGCTACAAGCAGCGTGAAGTCGTCAAGGATTTCGGGCTGACCCTGGAGGCCGGTGAAGTGGTGGGCCTGCTCGGCCCCAACGGTGCCGGCAAGACCACCTGCTTCTACATGATCGTGGGGCTGGTCGAGACCGATGCCGGCAGCATCGTGCTGGACGGCAAGGACATCACCAGCGACCCGATGTACACCCGCGCCAAGCAGGGCGTGGGCTACCTGCCGCAGGAACCCTCGGTGTTCCGCAAGCTGACCGTGGCCGACAACCTGCGCCTGGTGCTGGAACTGCGCGAGGACCTGGACAAGGCCGGCCGCGAAAAGGAACTGGCCAGCCTGCTGGACGAACTGCAGATCAACCACGTGGCCGACCAGCTCGGGGCCAGCCTCTCCGGCGGTGAGCGCCGCCGCTGTGAAATCGCCCGCGCGCTGGCCGCCAAACCGCGCCTGATCCTGCTCGATGAGCCGTTCGCCGGCGTCGACCCGATCTCGGTCGGTGAAATCCAGCGCATCGTCACCCATCTCAAGCAGCGCGGGATCGGGGTGCTGATCACCGACCACAATGTCCGCGAAACCTTGGGAATCTGCGACCGCGCGTATATCCTCAACGAGGGCAGCGTGCTGGCACAGGGCGCGCCGGACGAGATCCTGGCCAACGCCGACGTCCGCCGCGTCTACCTTGGGGATACCTTCAAGCTCTGATCCA contains the following coding sequences:
- the lptC gene encoding LPS export ABC transporter periplasmic protein LptC, coding for MNVRTAIGGLLLVAALLTGWLALHHRDKAPVAEGEDATKDYVLHDFQIVALDEQGKESTTLRAPLLERARSDETMTLTTPVFLLPDQDGNHWEMRGDSGWVSAKGDQLKLIGNVSGDSPKVPGVVPTTFRTDHLDVFPNENRARTDARVTMTRPGLSQTGVGFEADMKTRQYKLLSQVKTRYEPNAAR
- the lptA gene encoding lipopolysaccharide transport periplasmic protein LptA, with amino-acid sequence MNRTLPAKLALLALLLPGVALAKSSDRNQPMNLESNSNDCNLTDDAGKCTFTGNVVITQGTLVIHAANADLFRKNGDIERVVLTGKQATLEQEMDDGSKMNAWADNMDYNVNSEVIILTGNYKVESPRGTNSGQKMTYNTRTGNMQSGGDGTRVRTVIQPKNKGAAPAAPAAKPATPAAKPATPPAAGSKK
- a CDS encoding HAD hydrolase family protein, yielding MPYSPLPGFPSHLHAVAGRIRLACFDVDGTLTDGRLYYDKDGNESKAYYVQDGLGLKLLQHHGIHPVLITARNSQSALKRGADLGIDTQIAVGDKLASVKALCGQHGIGLDQVAFMGDDLPDLGPLCAVGLAVAPANAHPWIAERVHWQTRSDGGQGAARELCDVLLAAQGHVDVVLARFGA
- a CDS encoding BolA family protein; the encoded protein is MDAETIRNLIETGLPGARADVQGDDGVHFEATVVCDAFAGKMPLARHRMVYATLGDLMGGAIHALALKTVTPAEAGG
- the murA gene encoding UDP-N-acetylglucosamine 1-carboxyvinyltransferase, coding for MAKIVVTGGKPLHGEVNISGAKNAVLPILCATLLADAPVEITNVPHLHDVVTTVKLLGELGAKVTIDQGTLSRGSAIVVDPRSVDQHVAPYELVKTMRASILVLGPLLARFGAAEVSLPGGCAIGSRPVDQHIKGLQALGAEITVENGFIKAQAKRLKGAHFTFDMVSVTGTENVLMAAVLAEGTTVLDNAAMEPEVTDLAHCLIALGAKIEGLGTARLTIEGVEKLSGGRHEVLPDRIETGTFLVAAAMTGGKVTVNRARPNTMDAVLAKLVEAGAHIETTEDSITLDMGGKRPRAVNLTTAPYPAFPTDMQAQFMALNCVADGVGVINETIFENRFMHVNELLRLGADIQVEGHTAIVRGAEQLSGAPVMATDLRASASLILAGLMAEGDTTIDRIYHLDRGYENIEEKLSSLGATIRRVAA
- a CDS encoding KpsF/GutQ family sugar-phosphate isomerase, producing MAVSPQLPHPADAAALVASGRRVFEIERDALGAVAERLGEAFSQACQLVLQGKGRVVATGMGKSGHVARKIAATLASTGTPAFYVHPGEAGHGDLGMITEADVVLALSYSGESDELLMLLPVLKRQGNRLIAMTGRPQSSLASAADVHLDVSVPAEACPLALAPTSSTTASLAMGDALAVALLDARGFTADDFARSHPAGSLGRRLLLHITDVMHSGDELPRVDVGASLSEALVEMSRKRLGMTAVVDADNHLIGLFTDGDLRRALDTDLDVRSAKIADVMTRGPRTIGADQLAAEAAQLMEAHKINGLMVVDADGHLVGALNIHDLLRARVV
- the purN gene encoding phosphoribosylglycinamide formyltransferase, which encodes MSSRIAVLASGRGSNLQAILDAIAAQRLDAQVVAVLSDKPEASALLKVGPAQRWARSPRDFPDRAAFDAAMADALDAFAPDWIVCAGYMRILGPAFVARFDGRLVNIHPSLLPLYKGLHTHARALEAGDAEHGASVHFVVPELDAGTVLAQARVPVQAGDTAEALALRVLAVEHPLLIASLGLLVSGRVTEQAGQLQLDGHPLFSPLRLDCAGQLNR
- the lptB gene encoding LPS export ABC transporter ATP-binding protein, which encodes MLVAKGLRKRYKQREVVKDFGLTLEAGEVVGLLGPNGAGKTTCFYMIVGLVETDAGSIVLDGKDITSDPMYTRAKQGVGYLPQEPSVFRKLTVADNLRLVLELREDLDKAGREKELASLLDELQINHVADQLGASLSGGERRRCEIARALAAKPRLILLDEPFAGVDPISVGEIQRIVTHLKQRGIGVLITDHNVRETLGICDRAYILNEGSVLAQGAPDEILANADVRRVYLGDTFKL
- a CDS encoding EF-hand domain-containing protein; the protein is MILRGRFTRRRKALLVLVLIVLAWLGYAWYAGIAITQGIQQEDMDWNADGTVSRTEVFQSFHAVGVDKSVDGNRHCSTYYWRDTRQQIRVDCRTVFGEAKPE
- a CDS encoding DUF3108 domain-containing protein — protein: MRTPLFKPVLLMASLLCTAALAHAQETAPPPLPALPAMDWEAPPLQPFTATYQALYKGKQAGDATMRVTHTGGDQWRVDMQVVGRSGFASVLGLNLEQSTVFENRNGTYVPLSQSTVRKGLFLGKKVTGTYDWKAGTAQWLGDLKKERRQPIPLQPGDQSALLLNLAIMRDARPGGQMHYRYVDVGRVRQHDYQAAPDTENVPVGDLSYNALRVYRTNGGNDETILWIANGVPTPVRILQREDGEDRIDLRLIEYQGV
- a CDS encoding DUF3108 domain-containing protein, yielding MTTLNRPLTWIAAGALAVVSLPAMALQPFKADYQASYMGMQANGTMTLTSEGANKWRYSLNVKNQLADLSQNTVFEEANGRLRPLSSNDRSVLLVKKRNVDANYNWTSNQATWTGDVKPDRRGPVALKAGDMDALLINLAIARDLAAGKPLNYRMVDEGRIKPMSYKVVGKEKITVAGKSYDATKVSRVDGNKELIAWIVPEFPVPARLLQRESGKDALDLTIKGMN